AAGGCATCTCCCACAACGAGCACGAGTACACCAGCGACCAGGACATCATCAGTGGCCTGCACGTGCTCACCGACGTCGTCCGTAGCCTCTGTCTCGGAGAGCTTGACCCCCGGTAGCAGGTACCCAATTATGCAGAAGGCGCCCGGCCAACGGCCGGACGCCTTCTGCATGCCGGAAGAGATTACGCTGACTCGGTCACGCCGCACCAGTCGGCAATGAACAAGGCAATGGTCTTGGTCACCTGACGCACGGACTCGATATTCACACGCTCGTCGAACCCGTGAATCGCCTCGGACACCGGCCCGTAGACCAGTGCGGGGATTCCCGCGTACAGGGTGAAGACGCGGCCATCGAGGTAGCCGGGGGTGGTGAAGCTCTGCAAGGCCGAACCGAACACATCGCGGTGCGCAGCGGCCAGCACCGCTTCAGCTTCCGATCCCTCCTCCAGGACGTAGCCCTCGGAGAAGAAGCCCGTCCGCTTGACCGAAACCGATGCCCCGTTCCGAGTGGTCCCGAGGCACTCCTGGATCTGGTCCCAGGCATGGGCGGCCGGGATCCCCGGATACAAGGCCGCGCGGACATCGAAGTCACACCAGGACGGCACGCTCGAGGGCCAGTCGCCGCCGGAAATCATGCCGATATTGATGTTGATCGGATGCTCAACGTCCTCAAAGTACGGATGGCTGCCCTTATCGGCGTTCCATTTGGCTTCCAGCTCCCGCAGTGCACCCATAACGGTATAGGCGGCGTCGATTGCGTTAAAGCCTGACGCCATTTCCCGCACATGGGTTGGTCTCCCGGAAACGCGCACCCGGAACCAGATGACGCCCACGTTCGCCCGCACCAGCATGTTCTCTTCCGGCTCGGGGATGATCACGGCATCAGCTGTGTAGCCGCGCTGCAGTGCAGCCAGCGACCCGTTGCCCGTGCACTCCTCCTCCACAACCGACTGGAAGTGGATGGTTGCTGCCGGTGCGAGCCCGGCAGCCCGGATGGCGTCGAAGGCGAAGAGGTTGGCAGCGAGCCCGGCCTTCATGTCACCGGCCCCGCGTCCGTACATCCAGCCGTCCTTCATCGCGGCGTCCCAGGGACTGCGTTCCCACGTCTCCTCGGGGCCGGTGGGCACGACGTCGATGTGCCCGTTGAGGATCAGCGAACGGCCCTTTTCCTCCCGCGGAGTGTAGGTGCCTACCACGTTGGTGAGATCCTCGAAGGCCACGGTGCTGGGACCGTAGCCCACGTGCGTGGCCAGGGCTTCGCCGTCGAGCGTCCATCGGTCCATGGCAAGCCCGCGCGACTCAAGCTCCGTGAACATGAGGTCCTGCCCGCTGGCTTCGGCAGCCCTCAATGAGGGATGCCGGATCAGTTCCGCGGTGAAGTCAAGCTGGCGGTCAAAGGCTGCATCAACGGCGTCGGTAATCCGGCGCGCGGTTTCCGGGTTCAGCATGGTGCCCCTTACCGTACGATCGCTTTGTCCCTGACACGGAGGCGCTCGCCGAAGAACCCACCGGCAGCGGTGATCAGCGACACGGCGATCAGCAGCAGGGAAGCGGTCCAGGACGCTCCACCGGAAACACCGAGCATGGCGACGGCGATCAGCGGCAGGAATCCGCTCAGGGCGCCGGCCAGGTTGTAGCCCAGGGAAACGCCGCTGTAACGAAGCTTCGGCGGGAACAACTCGGTCAACAGGGCGCCGGTGACGGAGTAGGCCACGGACAGCAACGCAATGCCGAGTGTGACGGCGAGGATAATCGCGGCCGGGTTGCGTGTGTCGATCAACCAGAAGAGCGGGAATGCTGCGGCAGCGGTTACCAGGCCGCCGATGAAAGTCATCCGTCCCGGTCCAACCTTCTCGCTGATACGGCCAATGACCAGGATGACTCCGATCTGCACGACGGCGGCGATCAAGGTTGCGTTGACCATGAGTCCCCGGTCCATGCCGAGGGTGGCGGTGCCGTAGCTGATGACGAAGGTGGTCATGATGTAGAACCCGCCGACGCCGAGGAAAGCGGCAGCGATAGCAACGATCAACCGTCCCCAGGCCTGACGGAAGACATCGACCGCCGGTATCTTGGCGCGTTCCTCCAGCTTGACCAGTTCGCGGAAGATCGGTGATTCCTCAACCTTCAACCGGATATACAGCGCGACCAGCAGCAGTGGAAATGCTGCCAGGAACGGAAGCCGCCAGCCCCAGGAATCAAATATCTCGGAGGGCATGAGCAGCACCAGTGCGAAAGCGCCGGAGGACATCAGCGTGCCGACCGGGGAACCAACCTGTACCAGCGCGGCATACCGCCCGCGCTTCTCGATAGGGGCGTGTTCCACTGCGATGGTCATGGCACCGCCCCACTCACCTCCGACCGCAAGGCCCTGTACCAGGCGCAGGATGGCAAGCATGATGGGTGCTGCGAGGCCGATCGTGCCGAAATCGGGCAGGACGCCGATAAGGCCAGTGGCCGCCCCAATAGCCACGATGGTGATCAGCAGCGCTGGGCGGCGGCCCACGCGGTCGCCGATGTAACCGAAAAGGACGGCGCCAAGCGGACGGGCAGCAAAGCCGACGCCGAATGTGGCAAAGGCCGCCAGCGTTGCAGCCGTCGGGTCCAGCGACGTGAAGAACAACCGGTTGAAAACGATGGCCGCAGCGGTGCCGAAGAGGAAGTAGTCGTACCACTCGAGGGCAGTGCCGACAAAGGCCGCGCGTGCAATTTTGCCCGCTTCGGCTCCGCTGACAGCTGGTACGGCCGCTTCTTCTCCGTGTGTTGTGTCATGTGATTGCATGATCAGTCTGTCTGCCTCTCAAGGTGGGACGGGGGTTGGACGGTGGTGTGGTGGGGGCCCTGAAGACCATCAAAATAGTCCTGCCCGAAGACGCAGGTGCCCTCAAGCACGGTGGCCAGCACGGCGATGTCGCCGATCTCTTGGACAGGCACCTCTGCCGGATGGGCCGAGAGAAAGACAAAGTCGGCCAGTTTTCCGGGTTCCAGCGTGCCTCGCCGGTCCTCCTCGCCTGCGGTCCAGGCGGCGTCTACGGTGTACGCACGCAGGGCCGTGCCGGCGTCGACGCACTCCCGGGGGCCGAGGGTTGTTCCGCCGGAGGTACGGCGGGTCACCATCGACTGCATGCCGAGCAGGGGGGCCCCCGACGCCACCGGGCGGTCCGAGCTGCCGGGAACCCGTACCCCGACGTCGAGGAAGGACTTGTGGCGGTAGAGCCAAGATTCCCGCTCGGCGCCGACGGCGGCCGCCATCGTATCGCCCACCTCGAACAGGAAGTGCGGCTGCGGAACCGGAGTGACTCCGAGGGATGCGAACCGGGGAAGCTGGTCGGGCCGAACCATGCCGGCGTGTTCGATGCGGTGCCGTGCTGCGGCTCGTGGCAGCTTCTGCTGTGCGGCAGCGAAGGCGTCCAGGGCGAGGTCGACGGCGGAGTCCCCGATGGCGTGCGCGGCCACGTTCCAGCCTGAACAATGGGCGTCCACGATCCGCCGTGTCAGCTCCTCAAGGGAAAGTTGGAAGCTGCCGGTGCCGTGGTCATGATCGCAAAACGGCTCGGTCACGGCAGCAGTGCGGCCGATCAGGGAGCCGTCAATGAAGATTTTCATGGCACCGAGCCGGACGTGGTCGTCGCCGAACCCGGAGGCGATGCCGAGGTCCAGGCCGAAGGTGATACCGTCTGCGGCATGGGACTCCAGTGGGTGCAGGGCATCACTGGCGGCCATCAACTGGACCCGGGTCTTCAGGAGGCCGCGGCGCCGGGCTTCTACATATGCGGCGAGTTCCACCGGCGTGCGGCCGATCCAGCCGGAACCGATGCCGGCCTCCACAACGTGCGTCAGGCCTTCAGACGCATACACCTCACTCGCCGCGCCGATCGCGTCCGCCAGTTCCGTCACGGGATAAGGCACCACCAGTGCTGTGACCAGCTTCTGGGCTTGTTCTTCAAGCAGTCCTGTGAGTCCCGCCGAATCCCGGGCAACCCTGCCGCCTTCGGGTACAACCGCTGACCCGTCCAGAACGCCCGAACGTGCAAGCACCTCGGTGTTGACGGTGCACATGTGCCCGGAACGGTGCTTAAGCCAAACCGGACGGCCGGATGCAGACCGGTCGAGGCCGCTGCGGTGGGGGTGCGCACCCATCACGGTGTCGTCGTAGCCGGAGCCTACGACCCATGCGTCTTCGGGGAGGTCGAACGCAAACCGCGAAACGGCGTCGTACAAATCTTCCAAGGTCCGGCAGCCGGACAGATCCAGCTCGGCCAGGGACTGCCCAAACCACGCCATGTGATTGTGCGAATCACCAAAGCCGGGGATAATGACAGCGCCTGCGCAGTCGAGCGTGCGCCGCGCCGGGAGGCCACGGACATCGTCGTCGAACCCGACGATCCGGCCGTGCAGCACGCCCATGGCGCGCGCCCTGGGAGCGGCATCAGCCAGAGTGAAAATGCTGGCGTTGACAAGTTTCAAATCAAGCATGGTCTTCGACAGATGCCTTTCCAAGCAGGAGGCCAGCCGCACCAACCGGCTCACTTAATGGTGATCCGGATCACTTGCGGAAACAATGGATGAACACAGTGCAGTGCGGTTTTAGAATGGGCATATGCCCAGCCAAGCGTCCGAGGACGCCATGCACGCGTCCCGCGAGCCGGCTTCCAGGTCAGTGGTTTCGGATGTGGTGGCCGACTGCCTCGCCGACATCGACCGGATCGCGCGCGAGTACCTGCTTGAGGTGCAGAAGATCGACGATTACGCAGGCTCGGCGGTGGTCGCCCAAGACCTCGAAGAGACAGCTGTCGCGTCGATGGAACTGTTGCTGCGGCTCGTTGGCAACCTTCCCATACCGGACAGGCTGGCCGGGGTGTCCGAAGCTCTCGGTCACCGCCGCGCCCAGCAGGGACTGCCCCTTGAGTCCCTCCTGCGTGCGGTACGCATGGACTTCCGGATCCTCTGGACCGCAATGCTGGAGAAAGTTCCCGCCGAGTTCCTGCCGGACTTCACCCAGGACGCAGTGCGTGTCTGGGAAGCGGTGGAGTTCCACACCATCCGGGTGCATGCGGGTTATCTCAACGAGTTGGCCACCATGGCACAGGAAAAAGAGACGCAGCGGGCGTTTCTCCTCTCGCGGCTCATCAATTCGGAGGGAAAGGATCCACAGCTGCTGGGGCAGGCCGCCCGCGCGCTCGGTGTGAAGCCGGAGAGCAGCTTCATCGTTGCCGTTGCGGCAGGACACGCGCAGAAGGCCTTCCGGGCCGGCGTGCTCCGCGCCGGCGTCGGCCAGTTCCTGCACGAGCGCGACGGCGCGCTGATCCTGATTCTGGAGGACGTCCCCGCCCGGGCCAGACGGGAACCGGAGGGAACGCGCGCATGGCTTGCCGCGCTGGACTGCTTTGTGGCTCCTCCCGCCCGGTCATTGGCCGCTGTGCCCCCAATGCTCCGGATCGCACTGGAATCATTACCGGTGGTAACGCCCGACCGTCCAGGCCAGCGGACAGTGCGTGACGCCTGGGGGTACGTTGCCGCCACTCGCCTCGGAGAATACGGGACCGTCTTGGCTGACACCGTGCTGGGACCGCTCGCAACGATTTCCGCGCATGAGAGGGACCGGCTCATCGACACGGTCCAGGCGTACCTTCGCTCCGGGTCGGTGTCCGAAACTGCCGCGGAGCTGTACTGCCACCGAAACACGGTACTCAACCGGCTTGCCCGATTCGAGCAGCTCACCAGCTTCGACCCCGCCAATCCCCAGGACGCCGCTACGGTGATTGCCGCTCTCCACGTCCACTTCCTCAGGCGGTAGCATTGCGCCACCTCCGCCTGGTGCCATGTCTACCTCGACGTGCACAGACGCTTGGGCGCTCCTACTTCTTCGTCAGCCGGTACCGCTCAATCTCTTTGAGCCGCCGCAGGAGGCTGTCGCGCCGGGGGTGCGGGACGGCGTCGGGCGCTTCGGCAGTGAGGTCGATGTGTTTGGTGCCGTACTGCCACAGCAGAAGGTCATCGAGCAGCCGGTCCGGGCCGGGGGAGTACCGGTGGTCCAGGGCCTTGCGGACTTCGGTAATGCGGTTGGCGCTCAACAGCCCGGCGAGTTCCATGGTCTGGTTGAGGCCGTGCGCGGCGAGGAGTTCGGCGGCCCAGCCCCAGTCGTCGTCCACCTTCCGGTCCACGTGCGGGAGCAATGTCCGCCACACGTCCCGGATGCGGTTCGGCGTCAGCGGCGCAGCGCCCTCACCCTCGGTATCCCAGAAGCTGCGGACTTCCTCGTAGCGTTCGTGCAGGTCGGCGAAAGCCGTTTCCACGGTTTCCAGCATCGCGGCCGTGGCGGTGAACTGCCTGTCGAAGTGCGGGGTCCAAGCGCGCGGGTCCTCGGCCTTGAACCGGATGTCGTGCTCGATCTCGCTCCACGCGTGCGCAAAAATCGTGCGGATCTGGCACTCGAAAAAGTAGCTGCCGTTGGGCTGGACATCCGGGTTGAAGACCTGCTGGTACTCCTTGACGGCCTCGTTCTGGATGGTCCGCAGGATCAGGTGGCGGCTGGAATAGCCGTAGGTGCCGGACTCGATGGAGCCGATGTCCTTTTCCCGGTCCCCGCGGCAGTCGAACAGCTGCCGCTGCCGCTTGATGATGTTGGCCACCGCGGCGTTCTCGGCGGGCAGCTTGGTGATGACACGGATGCCCACCATGTCATTCAACGTCCGGAACGGGTCCGGGAACTTCAGGACAGGCGGGCCGCCCGGCTCCAGCGGCTCCTCGATCCGGGAGATCTTCTCCTTGAACGACTCCACCGTCTTCGTGCGTCCCGTAATGAACAGCGGCGTGACCTCGGTGTCCTTCAGCATGTCCCGCATCACCAGCAGGACATCCCGCGTGACCAGCTTCAGGGCAGGCCGGACGCGCTCGTAGATCTCCACGTTCCGCTGCACGGACTCGCGCAGGTCCGCGTCCAGGCTCTCCCAGTTACTTGGCATAATCCCAGCTTACGGCCGGGCACTGACAGAACGGCGGCGGCCGGAGCCTCCAGCCTTCCGCGGCAACAGTGGATCATCGGACAAGACAGCTGAACGAGACACGCGTCCACCATCACAGCCCCCGGAACCGCATCCAGGTGCGAATGGATCACCACGCCATGTGGGCGACTCGCGCCTTTGTCGCGTGGA
This genomic interval from Arthrobacter sp. SLBN-100 contains the following:
- a CDS encoding ArgE/DapE family deacylase — translated: MLNPETARRITDAVDAAFDRQLDFTAELIRHPSLRAAEASGQDLMFTELESRGLAMDRWTLDGEALATHVGYGPSTVAFEDLTNVVGTYTPREEKGRSLILNGHIDVVPTGPEETWERSPWDAAMKDGWMYGRGAGDMKAGLAANLFAFDAIRAAGLAPAATIHFQSVVEEECTGNGSLAALQRGYTADAVIIPEPEENMLVRANVGVIWFRVRVSGRPTHVREMASGFNAIDAAYTVMGALRELEAKWNADKGSHPYFEDVEHPININIGMISGGDWPSSVPSWCDFDVRAALYPGIPAAHAWDQIQECLGTTRNGASVSVKRTGFFSEGYVLEEGSEAEAVLAAAHRDVFGSALQSFTTPGYLDGRVFTLYAGIPALVYGPVSEAIHGFDERVNIESVRQVTKTIALFIADWCGVTESA
- a CDS encoding MFS transporter, whose product is MQSHDTTHGEEAAVPAVSGAEAGKIARAAFVGTALEWYDYFLFGTAAAIVFNRLFFTSLDPTAATLAAFATFGVGFAARPLGAVLFGYIGDRVGRRPALLITIVAIGAATGLIGVLPDFGTIGLAAPIMLAILRLVQGLAVGGEWGGAMTIAVEHAPIEKRGRYAALVQVGSPVGTLMSSGAFALVLLMPSEIFDSWGWRLPFLAAFPLLLVALYIRLKVEESPIFRELVKLEERAKIPAVDVFRQAWGRLIVAIAAAFLGVGGFYIMTTFVISYGTATLGMDRGLMVNATLIAAVVQIGVILVIGRISEKVGPGRMTFIGGLVTAAAAFPLFWLIDTRNPAAIILAVTLGIALLSVAYSVTGALLTELFPPKLRYSGVSLGYNLAGALSGFLPLIAVAMLGVSGGASWTASLLLIAVSLITAAGGFFGERLRVRDKAIVR
- a CDS encoding amidohydrolase, whose amino-acid sequence is MLDLKLVNASIFTLADAAPRARAMGVLHGRIVGFDDDVRGLPARRTLDCAGAVIIPGFGDSHNHMAWFGQSLAELDLSGCRTLEDLYDAVSRFAFDLPEDAWVVGSGYDDTVMGAHPHRSGLDRSASGRPVWLKHRSGHMCTVNTEVLARSGVLDGSAVVPEGGRVARDSAGLTGLLEEQAQKLVTALVVPYPVTELADAIGAASEVYASEGLTHVVEAGIGSGWIGRTPVELAAYVEARRRGLLKTRVQLMAASDALHPLESHAADGITFGLDLGIASGFGDDHVRLGAMKIFIDGSLIGRTAAVTEPFCDHDHGTGSFQLSLEELTRRIVDAHCSGWNVAAHAIGDSAVDLALDAFAAAQQKLPRAAARHRIEHAGMVRPDQLPRFASLGVTPVPQPHFLFEVGDTMAAAVGAERESWLYRHKSFLDVGVRVPGSSDRPVASGAPLLGMQSMVTRRTSGGTTLGPRECVDAGTALRAYTVDAAWTAGEEDRRGTLEPGKLADFVFLSAHPAEVPVQEIGDIAVLATVLEGTCVFGQDYFDGLQGPHHTTVQPPSHLERQTD
- a CDS encoding PucR family transcriptional regulator, producing the protein MPSQASEDAMHASREPASRSVVSDVVADCLADIDRIAREYLLEVQKIDDYAGSAVVAQDLEETAVASMELLLRLVGNLPIPDRLAGVSEALGHRRAQQGLPLESLLRAVRMDFRILWTAMLEKVPAEFLPDFTQDAVRVWEAVEFHTIRVHAGYLNELATMAQEKETQRAFLLSRLINSEGKDPQLLGQAARALGVKPESSFIVAVAAGHAQKAFRAGVLRAGVGQFLHERDGALILILEDVPARARREPEGTRAWLAALDCFVAPPARSLAAVPPMLRIALESLPVVTPDRPGQRTVRDAWGYVAATRLGEYGTVLADTVLGPLATISAHERDRLIDTVQAYLRSGSVSETAAELYCHRNTVLNRLARFEQLTSFDPANPQDAATVIAALHVHFLRR
- a CDS encoding GTP pyrophosphokinase, producing the protein MPSNWESLDADLRESVQRNVEIYERVRPALKLVTRDVLLVMRDMLKDTEVTPLFITGRTKTVESFKEKISRIEEPLEPGGPPVLKFPDPFRTLNDMVGIRVITKLPAENAAVANIIKRQRQLFDCRGDREKDIGSIESGTYGYSSRHLILRTIQNEAVKEYQQVFNPDVQPNGSYFFECQIRTIFAHAWSEIEHDIRFKAEDPRAWTPHFDRQFTATAAMLETVETAFADLHERYEEVRSFWDTEGEGAAPLTPNRIRDVWRTLLPHVDRKVDDDWGWAAELLAAHGLNQTMELAGLLSANRITEVRKALDHRYSPGPDRLLDDLLLWQYGTKHIDLTAEAPDAVPHPRRDSLLRRLKEIERYRLTKK